In Rhizobium sp. ARZ01, a genomic segment contains:
- a CDS encoding invasion associated locus B family protein, with protein MVAVSSPALSQAQQQPGTVKSNHGAWSIVCDQPAGASAEQCALMQNVIAEDRPEVGLSVVVLKTADRKAKILRVLAPLGVLLPNGLGLNVDGKDIGRAYFVRCFSDGCYAEVVLEEELLKTFRSGATATFIVFQSPEEGIGIPVDLKGFGEGYDALP; from the coding sequence ATGGTCGCGGTGAGCTCGCCTGCTCTTTCTCAGGCACAGCAACAGCCGGGCACGGTGAAATCCAACCATGGCGCATGGTCGATCGTGTGCGACCAGCCGGCCGGCGCTTCGGCCGAACAATGCGCCCTGATGCAAAACGTGATCGCGGAGGACCGTCCCGAGGTCGGCCTTTCGGTCGTCGTCCTGAAAACGGCCGACCGCAAGGCGAAGATCCTGCGCGTGCTTGCGCCGCTTGGCGTTCTGCTGCCGAACGGGCTTGGCCTCAACGTCGACGGCAAGGACATCGGCCGTGCCTATTTCGTCCGCTGCTTCTCTGACGGCTGCTATGCGGAAGTCGTCCTGGAGGAGGAGCTTTTGAAGACCTTCCGCTCCGGCGCGACTGCCACCTTCATCGTCTTCCAGTCACCCGAAGAGGGCATCGGCATTCCCGTCGACCTGAAGGGGTTCGGCGAGGGTTATGACGCCCTGCCTTAA
- the coxB gene encoding cytochrome c oxidase subunit II: MIKKAFAALAAIGCSLFASSALADQPVDWQKGLQPAATSIMEEIRWFEHYTLWFIVPITLLVLLLLVVVVVKFREGANPVPSKTSHNTAIEVIWTIGPVIALLFLAVPSFQLLTKQLAPTEEPELTVKATGFQWYWGYEYQVGDSPLSFDSLLLQDADRAAAGKEDRAVYPRLLAVDNEFVVPVGKHVRLLVTGADVIHAFAMPSFGIKIDAVPGRMNETWFKADREGLFYGQCSELCGKDHAYMPIAVRVVSQEKFDTWLAAAATNVGEANKALMASIDGEKKTVDVAQNAAQ; this comes from the coding sequence GTGATAAAGAAAGCTTTTGCAGCGTTGGCCGCCATTGGCTGTTCGCTGTTTGCTTCGAGTGCCCTGGCCGATCAGCCAGTCGATTGGCAGAAGGGACTCCAGCCTGCCGCCACCTCGATCATGGAAGAGATTCGCTGGTTCGAGCATTATACCCTGTGGTTTATTGTCCCGATCACGCTCCTAGTGCTTCTTCTCCTCGTCGTCGTTGTGGTGAAGTTCCGTGAGGGCGCGAACCCGGTTCCGTCCAAGACCAGCCATAACACAGCAATCGAGGTTATCTGGACCATCGGTCCGGTGATCGCGCTTCTGTTCCTGGCCGTTCCTTCGTTCCAGTTGCTGACCAAGCAGCTGGCGCCGACGGAAGAGCCGGAGCTGACGGTCAAGGCGACCGGCTTCCAGTGGTACTGGGGTTATGAGTACCAGGTTGGCGACAGCCCGCTCTCCTTCGACTCCCTCCTCCTGCAGGACGCCGACCGCGCCGCTGCCGGCAAGGAAGACAGGGCGGTCTATCCGCGTCTCCTCGCCGTCGACAACGAGTTCGTCGTTCCCGTCGGCAAGCACGTTCGCCTTCTGGTGACCGGCGCAGACGTCATCCACGCTTTCGCCATGCCGTCCTTCGGCATCAAGATCGACGCCGTTCCTGGTCGCATGAACGAGACCTGGTTCAAGGCCGATCGTGAGGGTCTCTTCTATGGTCAGTGTTCCGAGCTGTGCGGCAAGGATCATGCCTACATGCCGATCGCCGTTCGTGTCGTCTCGCAGGAAAAGTTCGACACCTGGCTTGCCGCCGCTGCGACCAATGTCGGCGAGGCCAACAAGGCTCTGATGGCATCCATCGACGGTGAAAAGAAAACCGTCGACGTCGCCCAGAACGCCGCGCAGTAA
- the ctaD gene encoding cytochrome c oxidase subunit I — protein MAGTTAAHDDHGHHEHKPSFFVRWFLSTNHKDIGTLYLIFAIIAGIIGGGLSIFMRAELQEPGIQIFHGLASMVYGYEGDAAIDGGKHMFNVFTTAHALIMIFFMVMPALIGGFANWMVPIMIGAPDMAFPRMNNISFWLIVPAFLLVLLSMFVEGPAGAYGAGGGWTLYPPFSTSGMPGPAMDFAILGIHIAGASSILGAINFITTILNMRAPGMTMHKMPLFAWSVLITAFLLLLSLPVLAGGITMLLTDRNFGTAFFAPEGGGDPILYQHLFWFFGHPEVYILILPGFGIVSHIISTFSRKPIFGYLGMAYAMVAIGAVGFIVWAHHMYTVGLSLDTQRYFVFATMVIAIPTGIKIFSWIATMWGGSIRFTTPMVWSIGFIFLFTVGGVTGVQLANAGLDRALHDTYYVVAHFHYVLSLGAVFAIFAAWYYWFPKMTGYMYSEFIGKLHFWVMFIGVNLVFFPQHFLGLAGMPRRYIDYPDAFAGWNKVSSYGSYIAAFGVLIFLFGVFEAFARKRVAGNNPWGEGANTLEWQLSSPPPFHQWEQLPKIK, from the coding sequence ATGGCCGGAACAACCGCTGCCCACGATGACCACGGTCATCACGAACACAAGCCCTCGTTCTTTGTCCGCTGGTTCCTCTCTACGAACCACAAGGACATTGGAACGCTCTATCTGATCTTCGCGATCATCGCCGGTATCATCGGTGGCGGGCTTTCAATCTTCATGCGTGCCGAGCTGCAGGAGCCGGGCATCCAGATCTTCCACGGCCTGGCCTCAATGGTCTACGGCTATGAAGGTGATGCTGCCATCGACGGCGGCAAGCACATGTTCAACGTCTTCACGACGGCGCACGCCCTCATCATGATCTTCTTCATGGTGATGCCGGCGTTGATCGGCGGTTTTGCCAACTGGATGGTGCCGATCATGATCGGTGCGCCGGACATGGCGTTCCCGCGCATGAACAACATCTCGTTCTGGCTGATCGTACCGGCCTTCCTGCTCGTGCTGCTCTCAATGTTCGTTGAAGGGCCGGCAGGCGCCTATGGCGCGGGTGGTGGCTGGACGCTCTATCCGCCGTTCTCGACCTCCGGCATGCCCGGTCCCGCCATGGACTTTGCTATCCTTGGCATCCACATTGCCGGTGCGTCGTCGATCCTCGGTGCGATCAACTTCATCACCACGATCCTCAACATGCGCGCGCCCGGCATGACGATGCACAAGATGCCGCTCTTTGCCTGGTCAGTGCTGATCACCGCTTTCCTGCTGCTGCTCTCGCTGCCGGTTCTGGCGGGCGGCATCACCATGCTGCTGACCGACCGCAACTTCGGTACGGCTTTCTTCGCGCCGGAAGGCGGCGGTGACCCGATCCTCTACCAGCACCTGTTCTGGTTCTTCGGTCACCCGGAAGTGTACATCCTGATCCTGCCCGGCTTCGGCATTGTCAGCCACATCATCTCGACCTTCTCGCGCAAGCCGATCTTCGGCTACCTGGGCATGGCCTATGCCATGGTCGCGATCGGCGCCGTCGGCTTCATCGTGTGGGCGCACCACATGTACACCGTCGGCCTGTCGCTCGACACGCAGCGCTACTTCGTCTTCGCAACGATGGTCATCGCCATTCCGACGGGCATCAAGATCTTCTCGTGGATCGCGACGATGTGGGGCGGCTCGATCCGCTTCACCACTCCGATGGTCTGGTCGATCGGCTTCATCTTCCTCTTCACCGTCGGTGGCGTCACGGGCGTTCAGCTCGCCAACGCCGGCCTCGACCGTGCCCTGCACGACACCTACTATGTGGTTGCTCACTTCCACTACGTTCTGTCGCTCGGCGCCGTCTTCGCGATCTTCGCGGCCTGGTACTACTGGTTCCCGAAGATGACCGGCTACATGTACTCCGAGTTCATCGGCAAGCTGCACTTCTGGGTCATGTTCATCGGCGTGAACCTCGTGTTCTTCCCGCAGCACTTCCTGGGTCTGGCCGGCATGCCGCGCCGCTACATCGACTACCCGGATGCGTTTGCCGGCTGGAACAAGGTCTCCTCCTACGGCTCCTACATTGCAGCCTTCGGCGTGCTGATCTTCCTCTTCGGTGTCTTTGAAGCGTTCGCGCGCAAGCGG